From Triticum aestivum cultivar Chinese Spring chromosome 4A, IWGSC CS RefSeq v2.1, whole genome shotgun sequence, a single genomic window includes:
- the LOC123082449 gene encoding homeobox protein knotted-1-like 4 isoform X1: protein METYRDMLVMYSEELTRQIQEANQFLRSAEAHIDSFALATGDNNDECGGSSSEDEQETCDVAGLPSGKGKQLKSQPLDKYSGYLRGLWRELSGKKKKKKSGRLPREARQRLLHWWQLHQGWPYPSEPEKQALAESTGLDTRQINNWFINQRKRHWRQAPPATSSRLQHINAGASSSSSPAVLGMEGQHFTGRSGYPDGGPLRL, encoded by the exons ATG GAGACCTACCGTGATATGCTGGTGATGTACAGTGAGGAGCTCACGAGGCAAATCCAAGAAGCCAATCAGTTCTTGAGGAGCGCCGAGGCCCATATCGACTCGTTTGCACTAG CAACTGGCGACAACAACGACGAGTGCGGGGGTTCTTCTTCTGAAGATGAGCAGGAGACCTGCGACGTCGCCGGCCTGCCTTCCGGCAAGGGCAAGCAGCTGAAGAGCCAGCCCCTGGACAAGTACAGCGGCTACCTGAGAGGCCTCTGGAGGGAGCTCtccgggaagaagaagaagaagaagagcgggAGGCTGCCGAGGGAGGCGCGCCAGAGGCTCCTGCACTGGTGGCAGCTGCACCAGGGATGGCCCTACCCATCG GAACCGGAGAAGCAGGCGTTGGCTGAGTCGACGGGGCTCGACACGAGGCAGATCAACAACTGGTTCATCAACCAGAGGAAGCGGCACTGGAGGCAGGCGCCGCCGGCGACGAGTAGCAGGTTGCAGCATATCAACGCCGGTGCTTCCAGCAGCAGCTCTCCTGCCGTCCTTGGGATGGAAGGCCAGCACTTCACCGGACGGAGTGGGTATCCCGACGGTGGTCCGTTGAGACTCTGA